The Drosophila bipectinata strain 14024-0381.07 chromosome 2L, DbipHiC1v2, whole genome shotgun sequence genome has a segment encoding these proteins:
- the lwr gene encoding SUMO-conjugating enzyme UBC9-B yields MSGIAITRLGEERKAWRKDHPFGFVARPAKNPDGTLNLMIWECAIPGKKSTPWEGGLYKLRMIFKDDYPTSPPKCKFEPPLFHPNVYPSGTVCLSLLDEEKDWRPAITIKQILLGIQDLLNEPNIKDPAQAEAYTIYCQNRLEYEKRVRAQARAMAATE; encoded by the coding sequence ATGTCTGGCATTGCTATCACACGATTAGGCGAGGAGCGCAAGGCGTGGCGGAAAGATCATCCCTTTGGATTTGTGGCCCGTCCGGCCAAGAATCCTGATGGCACTCTCAACCTGATGATCTGGGAGTGCGCCATTCCCGGCAAGAAGTCGACCCCATGGGAGGGAGGTTTGTACAAGCTGCGCATGATCTTTAAGGACGACTACCCCACCTCGCCACCGAAGTGCAAATTCGAGCCGCCTTTGTTCCATCCGAACGTCTATCCATCTGGCACCGTCTGCCTGTCACTGCTCGACGAGGAGAAGGACTGGCGTCCGGCCATTACCATTAAACAGATTCTACTGGGTATTCAGGACCTGCTCAATGAGCCGAACATCAAGGATCCGGCTCAGGCGGAAGCCTACACTATTTACTGCCAGAACCGATTGGAGTACGAGAAGCGTGTGCGTGCCCAAGCTCGCGCCATGGCGGCCACCGAGTAA
- the ush gene encoding zinc finger protein ush isoform X2 translates to MSRRKQSNPKPLNKGDCSDTTEEMTVDSRDSKDLTAQELGEEKQLHQLEDQLSDQMEDSSDNHENTNNNNNETEEDDVSEQPEETNAEQAEDLMETDTMDQNHEPQPAKEEEEGERQGEELPPNSPSTPPRSPLSPHLIPKLEQPCTPPSEPEAEASPCPSPSQVAPKLPKLRLNALLASDPALKPDAKELNLPEPSLLAPPPVSKPTQPEVLEPLLKQARFMCLPCGIAFSSPSTLEAHQAYYCSHRKKDAEEDQAAGTGDKSGGGGASSGASGSGSGSGSSEPPAKMARTGKQYACTQCSYSADKKVSLNRHMRMHQTSPATPSLVVASLPNLVQNGLPAAGVPSNSLEESSSQQTDRYCSDCDIRFNNIKTYRAHKQHYCSSRRTEGQLTPKPDASPGAGGGSSASGSVASAVGVSAQATAPGKLSPQARNKTPTPAMVAAAAAAAAAAAAASLQAPPPQPFLALPTHPIIIIPCSLIRAASIIPGPLPTSASGIVNPESTLFTVENGAIKPLATGLLGSALAGSGNQLSNSSINLHNLPIPSLEPERPSAPSSAAEAIEPKSSPPEPKRKEAGSTRESAPLDLSLRRSPISLNSLSLRQRQLQQLFDMEEVLGLGAMGGGITGKENINTATAGAGGGGGGSVTPEQIVCAPSLPSSPSMSPSPKRRAISPRSSGAGSTASMSPPGLNVAVPHRLDMLSAMLPADFNLSESLLAKTNPELALKLAAAAAAAAVAGGASGASPAFPPVPAAQTGGNNSTGGGASGGGQPPQIYVKQGVSKCKECNIVFCKYENYLAHKQHYCSARNQEGSGDSDSKSAVSPSNPGGAGGGAGAAASVETSPVAYQQLICAACGIKYTSLDNLRAHQNYYCPKGGAAAAAPAGTPTDPGQLAITKEKCGKCKTLHEIGLPCPAPASNPLTVPTNSQPSASNSVNKCPVCGVVSPTAALARKHMEMHGTVKAFRCSICQYKGNTLRGMRTHIRTHFDKKTSDVNEEHYMTCIFEEESANVVQELPASAGAVAAPLESMEHPPQLFNCDYCNYGSTYKGNVLRHMKLLHPHVAISSPSISPETREQEVIANSTPNQHSNDGSNGEVTSFHIKSEPLDAPSTLSLVHENNNSPIPTPHIKAEPQEIGIDVALASPLGNSGVAAAAAAAAAAAAEAMKKYCSACDISFNYVKTYLAHKQFYCKSKPLRPEANDSPSPNHLAAGAAVGLGLGVGMVGGGQQKNKENLQEAAI, encoded by the exons GTGATTGTTCCGATACCACAGAAGAGATGACCGTCGACAGCAGAG atTCCAAAGATTTAACCGCACAGGAGCTGGGCGAGGAGAAGCAGCTTCATCAGCTGGAAGATCAGCTATCAGATCAGATGGAAGATTCCTCTGATAACCACGAGAATaccaataacaacaataatgaGACGGAGGAGGACGATGTGTCCGAGCAGCCGGAAGAGACTAATGCCGAGCAGGCTGAGGATTTGATGGAAACAGACACGATGGATCAGAATCACGAGCCCCAGCCGGccaaagaggaggaggagggagAGCGTCAGGGAGAAGAATTGCCACCGAACTCTCCCAGCACACCACCGAGAAGCCCTTTGTCGCCCCATTTGATTCCAAAGCTGGAGCAGCCCTGCACTCCGCCCTCAGAGCCCGAGGCAGAAGCATCGCCATGCCCATCACCCTCCCAGGTGGCTCCCAAACTGCCCAAGCTGCGATTGAACGCACTCCTGGCCTCAGATCCGGCCCTCAAGCCGGATGCCAAGGAACTGAATCTGCCAGAGCCGAGTCTACTGGCACCTCCGCCGGTTAGCAAGCCGACCCAGCCAGAGGTTCTGGAGCCCCTACTGAAGCAGGCTAGGTTCATGTGCTTGCCCTGCGGCATCGCTTTCAGTTCCCCCTCGACTTTGGAGGCCCATCAGGCCTACTACTGTTCGCACAGGAAGAAGGATGCAGAGGAGGATCAGGCAGCTGGCACGGGCGACAAATCAGGAGGAGGCGGAGCATCCTCGGGGGCGTCAGGATCTGGTTCGGGAAGCGGATCCTCGGAACCGCCGGCCAAAATGGCCCGGACTGGAAAGCAGTACGCCTGCACCCAGTGCTCCTACAGTGCCGACAAGAAGGTTTCTCTCAACCGACACATGCGAATGCATCAGACATCGCCGGCCACTCCCAGCCTGGTGGTGGCCAGCTTGCCGAATCTCGTCCAGAACGGCTTGCCGGCGGCCGGTGTGCCAAGCAACTCCCTGGAGGAGAGCTCTAGTCAA CAAACGGATCGCTACTGCAGCGACTGTGATATCCGGTTCAACAACATAAAAACCTACCGGGCCCACAAGCAGCACTACTGCAGTTCCCGCCGGACAGAAGGTCAGCTAACCCCCAAACCGGATGCATCTCCCGGCGCCGGAGGAGGTTCGAGTGCATCGGGATCGGTAGCCTCTGCAGTTGGAGTGTCTGCCCAGGCCACAGCACCCGGAAAACTGAGTCCCCAGGCTAGGAACAAGACACCCACGCCGGCAATGGTGgctgctgcggcggcggctgcagcggcagcagcagctgcctcGTTGCAAGCCCCACCACCTCAACCGTTTCTGGCTCTGCCCACCCATCCCATCATCATTATTCCGTGCTCTCTGATTCGGGCCGCCAGCATCATTCCAGGGCCATT GCCCACATCCGCGTCGGGAATCGTGAATCCGGAATCCACCCTCTTTACAGTGGAAAACGGCGCCATCAAGCCTCTGGCCACCGGCTTGCTGGGAAGTGCCCTGGCCGGCAGTGGAAACCAGTTAAGCAATTCCAGCATCAACCTGCACAACCTGCCCATTCCCAGCCTGGAGCCAGAGCGTCCCTCAGCACCCTCATCCGCCGCAGAAGCCATAGAACCCAAGAGCAGTCCACCGGAGCCCAAGCGCAAGGAAGCGGGAAGCACTCG AGAATCTGCTCCTTTGGACCTTTCCCTACGCCGCTCCCCCATCTCTCTGAACTCCTTGAGCCTGAGACAGCGACAATTGCAACAGCTATTCGACATGGAGGAAGTCCTTGGACTGGGAGCCATGGGAGGAGGTATTACAGGCAAGGAGAATATAAACACTGCGACTGCCGGCGCTGGAGGCGGAGGTGGAGGAAGTGTCACTCCCGAGCAGATAGTGTGTGCACCCTCCCTGCCCAGCAGTCCCTCCATGAGTCCTTCACCCAAACGGCGAGCCATTAGTCCGAGGAGCTCTGGGGCAGGAAGTACTGCGTCCATGTCGCCACCAGGTCTGAATGTGGCTGTACCACATCGATTGGACATGCTCTCGGCAATGCTGCCGGCAGACTTTAATCTTTCCGAATCGCTGTTGGCCAAAACCAATCCGGAACTAGCTTTGAAACTGGCGGCAgctgcggcggcggctgcAGTGGCCGGAGGGGCTAGTGGCGCTTCACCAGCCTTCCCACCCGTTCCCGCCGCTCAAACCGGAGGCAACAACTCTACCGGAGGTGGAGCATCTGGTGGCGGCCAACCGCCACAGATCTATGTGAAACAGGGAGTGTCCAAGTGCAAGGAGTGCAATATAGTGTTCTGTAAGTACGAGAACTATCTGGCCCACAAGCAGCACTATTGTTCGGCCAGGAACCAAGAGGGATCGGGCGATAGTGATTCCAAATCGGCTGTTTCGCCCTCTAATCCCGGCGGAGCTGGCGGTGGAGCAGGGGCAGCCGCTTCCGTGGAGACCTCTCCGGTGGCCTATCAGCAGCTCATTTGTGCCGCCTGTGGCATCAAATACACCTCCTTGGATAATTTGAGGGCGCACCAGAACTACTACTGCCCCAAGGGAGGGGCAGCTGCTGCCGCTCCGGCTGGCACGCCCACAGATCCCGGGCAGTTGGCGATCACAAAGGAGAAGTGCGGAAAGTGCAAAACCCTCCATGAAATAGGACTTCCCTGCCCAGCTCCCGCCTCCAATCCACTGACCGTTCCCACCAACTCCCAACCGAGCGCCTCGAATAGCGTCAACAAATGCCCCGTCTGTGGAGTGGTCAGTCCCACGGCAGCTCTAGCCAGGAAGCACATGGAGATGCACGGAACGGTCAAGGCCTTTCGTTGCAGCATTTGCCAATACAAGGGCAACACCCTCCGTGGCATGCGCACCCACATCCGGACGCACTTCGACAAGAAGACCAGCGACGTGAATGAAGAGCACTACATGACCTGCATCTTCGAGGAGGAGAGCGCCAATGTGGTCCAGGAGTTGCCAGCATCGGCGGGAGCAGTAGCGGCACCACTAGAATCCATGGAGCATCCACCGCAGCTGTTCAACTGCGATTACTGCAACTATGGTTCCACCTACAAGGGCAATGTG TTGCGTCACATGAAACTATTGCATCCCCATGTGGCCATTAGTTCCCCTTCGATTTCACCGGAGACCAGGGAACAGGAGGTTATTGCCAACTCCACTCCCAATCAACACTCCAATGACGGCTCCAATGGCGAAGTCACAAG TTTCCACATTAAATCAGAGCCTCTGGATGCACCTTCCACCCTGAGCCTGGTGCACGAGAACAACAACTCACCAATACCCACGCCACACATCAAAGCCGAACCCCAGGAAATTGGGATAGATGTGGCATTGGCATCACCCCTGGGAAACAGTGGTGTGGCagccgccgctgctgcagctgctgccgccgccgccgaggCAATGAAGAAGTACTGTTCCGCCTGCGACATATCCTTCAACTATGTGAAGACCTACCTGGCCCACAAACAGTTCTACTGCAAGAGCAAGCCCCTCCGACCGGAGGCCAACGACAGTCCGAGTCCGAATCATCTAGCAGCCGGAGCAGCAGTTGGTCTGGGCCTGGGTGTAGGGATGGTGGGTGGGGGCCAGCAAAAGAACAAGGAGAACCTGCAGGAGGCGGCCATTTGA
- the ush gene encoding zinc finger protein ush isoform X1 has protein sequence MSRRKQSNPKPLNKGDCSDTTEEMTVDSRDSKDLTAQELGEEKQLHQLEDQLSDQMEDSSDNHENTNNNNNETEEDDVSEQPEETNAEQAEDLMETDTMDQNHEPQPAKEEEEGERQGEELPPNSPSTPPRSPLSPHLIPKLEQPCTPPSEPEAEASPCPSPSQVAPKLPKLRLNALLASDPALKPDAKELNLPEPSLLAPPPVSKPTQPEVLEPLLKQARFMCLPCGIAFSSPSTLEAHQAYYCSHRKKDAEEDQAAGTGDKSGGGGASSGASGSGSGSGSSEPPAKMARTGKQYACTQCSYSADKKVSLNRHMRMHQTSPATPSLVVASLPNLVQNGLPAAGVPSNSLEESSSQQQTDRYCSDCDIRFNNIKTYRAHKQHYCSSRRTEGQLTPKPDASPGAGGGSSASGSVASAVGVSAQATAPGKLSPQARNKTPTPAMVAAAAAAAAAAAAASLQAPPPQPFLALPTHPIIIIPCSLIRAASIIPGPLPTSASGIVNPESTLFTVENGAIKPLATGLLGSALAGSGNQLSNSSINLHNLPIPSLEPERPSAPSSAAEAIEPKSSPPEPKRKEAGSTRESAPLDLSLRRSPISLNSLSLRQRQLQQLFDMEEVLGLGAMGGGITGKENINTATAGAGGGGGGSVTPEQIVCAPSLPSSPSMSPSPKRRAISPRSSGAGSTASMSPPGLNVAVPHRLDMLSAMLPADFNLSESLLAKTNPELALKLAAAAAAAAVAGGASGASPAFPPVPAAQTGGNNSTGGGASGGGQPPQIYVKQGVSKCKECNIVFCKYENYLAHKQHYCSARNQEGSGDSDSKSAVSPSNPGGAGGGAGAAASVETSPVAYQQLICAACGIKYTSLDNLRAHQNYYCPKGGAAAAAPAGTPTDPGQLAITKEKCGKCKTLHEIGLPCPAPASNPLTVPTNSQPSASNSVNKCPVCGVVSPTAALARKHMEMHGTVKAFRCSICQYKGNTLRGMRTHIRTHFDKKTSDVNEEHYMTCIFEEESANVVQELPASAGAVAAPLESMEHPPQLFNCDYCNYGSTYKGNVLRHMKLLHPHVAISSPSISPETREQEVIANSTPNQHSNDGSNGEVTSFHIKSEPLDAPSTLSLVHENNNSPIPTPHIKAEPQEIGIDVALASPLGNSGVAAAAAAAAAAAAEAMKKYCSACDISFNYVKTYLAHKQFYCKSKPLRPEANDSPSPNHLAAGAAVGLGLGVGMVGGGQQKNKENLQEAAI, from the exons GTGATTGTTCCGATACCACAGAAGAGATGACCGTCGACAGCAGAG atTCCAAAGATTTAACCGCACAGGAGCTGGGCGAGGAGAAGCAGCTTCATCAGCTGGAAGATCAGCTATCAGATCAGATGGAAGATTCCTCTGATAACCACGAGAATaccaataacaacaataatgaGACGGAGGAGGACGATGTGTCCGAGCAGCCGGAAGAGACTAATGCCGAGCAGGCTGAGGATTTGATGGAAACAGACACGATGGATCAGAATCACGAGCCCCAGCCGGccaaagaggaggaggagggagAGCGTCAGGGAGAAGAATTGCCACCGAACTCTCCCAGCACACCACCGAGAAGCCCTTTGTCGCCCCATTTGATTCCAAAGCTGGAGCAGCCCTGCACTCCGCCCTCAGAGCCCGAGGCAGAAGCATCGCCATGCCCATCACCCTCCCAGGTGGCTCCCAAACTGCCCAAGCTGCGATTGAACGCACTCCTGGCCTCAGATCCGGCCCTCAAGCCGGATGCCAAGGAACTGAATCTGCCAGAGCCGAGTCTACTGGCACCTCCGCCGGTTAGCAAGCCGACCCAGCCAGAGGTTCTGGAGCCCCTACTGAAGCAGGCTAGGTTCATGTGCTTGCCCTGCGGCATCGCTTTCAGTTCCCCCTCGACTTTGGAGGCCCATCAGGCCTACTACTGTTCGCACAGGAAGAAGGATGCAGAGGAGGATCAGGCAGCTGGCACGGGCGACAAATCAGGAGGAGGCGGAGCATCCTCGGGGGCGTCAGGATCTGGTTCGGGAAGCGGATCCTCGGAACCGCCGGCCAAAATGGCCCGGACTGGAAAGCAGTACGCCTGCACCCAGTGCTCCTACAGTGCCGACAAGAAGGTTTCTCTCAACCGACACATGCGAATGCATCAGACATCGCCGGCCACTCCCAGCCTGGTGGTGGCCAGCTTGCCGAATCTCGTCCAGAACGGCTTGCCGGCGGCCGGTGTGCCAAGCAACTCCCTGGAGGAGAGCTCTAGTCAA CAGCAAACGGATCGCTACTGCAGCGACTGTGATATCCGGTTCAACAACATAAAAACCTACCGGGCCCACAAGCAGCACTACTGCAGTTCCCGCCGGACAGAAGGTCAGCTAACCCCCAAACCGGATGCATCTCCCGGCGCCGGAGGAGGTTCGAGTGCATCGGGATCGGTAGCCTCTGCAGTTGGAGTGTCTGCCCAGGCCACAGCACCCGGAAAACTGAGTCCCCAGGCTAGGAACAAGACACCCACGCCGGCAATGGTGgctgctgcggcggcggctgcagcggcagcagcagctgcctcGTTGCAAGCCCCACCACCTCAACCGTTTCTGGCTCTGCCCACCCATCCCATCATCATTATTCCGTGCTCTCTGATTCGGGCCGCCAGCATCATTCCAGGGCCATT GCCCACATCCGCGTCGGGAATCGTGAATCCGGAATCCACCCTCTTTACAGTGGAAAACGGCGCCATCAAGCCTCTGGCCACCGGCTTGCTGGGAAGTGCCCTGGCCGGCAGTGGAAACCAGTTAAGCAATTCCAGCATCAACCTGCACAACCTGCCCATTCCCAGCCTGGAGCCAGAGCGTCCCTCAGCACCCTCATCCGCCGCAGAAGCCATAGAACCCAAGAGCAGTCCACCGGAGCCCAAGCGCAAGGAAGCGGGAAGCACTCG AGAATCTGCTCCTTTGGACCTTTCCCTACGCCGCTCCCCCATCTCTCTGAACTCCTTGAGCCTGAGACAGCGACAATTGCAACAGCTATTCGACATGGAGGAAGTCCTTGGACTGGGAGCCATGGGAGGAGGTATTACAGGCAAGGAGAATATAAACACTGCGACTGCCGGCGCTGGAGGCGGAGGTGGAGGAAGTGTCACTCCCGAGCAGATAGTGTGTGCACCCTCCCTGCCCAGCAGTCCCTCCATGAGTCCTTCACCCAAACGGCGAGCCATTAGTCCGAGGAGCTCTGGGGCAGGAAGTACTGCGTCCATGTCGCCACCAGGTCTGAATGTGGCTGTACCACATCGATTGGACATGCTCTCGGCAATGCTGCCGGCAGACTTTAATCTTTCCGAATCGCTGTTGGCCAAAACCAATCCGGAACTAGCTTTGAAACTGGCGGCAgctgcggcggcggctgcAGTGGCCGGAGGGGCTAGTGGCGCTTCACCAGCCTTCCCACCCGTTCCCGCCGCTCAAACCGGAGGCAACAACTCTACCGGAGGTGGAGCATCTGGTGGCGGCCAACCGCCACAGATCTATGTGAAACAGGGAGTGTCCAAGTGCAAGGAGTGCAATATAGTGTTCTGTAAGTACGAGAACTATCTGGCCCACAAGCAGCACTATTGTTCGGCCAGGAACCAAGAGGGATCGGGCGATAGTGATTCCAAATCGGCTGTTTCGCCCTCTAATCCCGGCGGAGCTGGCGGTGGAGCAGGGGCAGCCGCTTCCGTGGAGACCTCTCCGGTGGCCTATCAGCAGCTCATTTGTGCCGCCTGTGGCATCAAATACACCTCCTTGGATAATTTGAGGGCGCACCAGAACTACTACTGCCCCAAGGGAGGGGCAGCTGCTGCCGCTCCGGCTGGCACGCCCACAGATCCCGGGCAGTTGGCGATCACAAAGGAGAAGTGCGGAAAGTGCAAAACCCTCCATGAAATAGGACTTCCCTGCCCAGCTCCCGCCTCCAATCCACTGACCGTTCCCACCAACTCCCAACCGAGCGCCTCGAATAGCGTCAACAAATGCCCCGTCTGTGGAGTGGTCAGTCCCACGGCAGCTCTAGCCAGGAAGCACATGGAGATGCACGGAACGGTCAAGGCCTTTCGTTGCAGCATTTGCCAATACAAGGGCAACACCCTCCGTGGCATGCGCACCCACATCCGGACGCACTTCGACAAGAAGACCAGCGACGTGAATGAAGAGCACTACATGACCTGCATCTTCGAGGAGGAGAGCGCCAATGTGGTCCAGGAGTTGCCAGCATCGGCGGGAGCAGTAGCGGCACCACTAGAATCCATGGAGCATCCACCGCAGCTGTTCAACTGCGATTACTGCAACTATGGTTCCACCTACAAGGGCAATGTG TTGCGTCACATGAAACTATTGCATCCCCATGTGGCCATTAGTTCCCCTTCGATTTCACCGGAGACCAGGGAACAGGAGGTTATTGCCAACTCCACTCCCAATCAACACTCCAATGACGGCTCCAATGGCGAAGTCACAAG TTTCCACATTAAATCAGAGCCTCTGGATGCACCTTCCACCCTGAGCCTGGTGCACGAGAACAACAACTCACCAATACCCACGCCACACATCAAAGCCGAACCCCAGGAAATTGGGATAGATGTGGCATTGGCATCACCCCTGGGAAACAGTGGTGTGGCagccgccgctgctgcagctgctgccgccgccgccgaggCAATGAAGAAGTACTGTTCCGCCTGCGACATATCCTTCAACTATGTGAAGACCTACCTGGCCCACAAACAGTTCTACTGCAAGAGCAAGCCCCTCCGACCGGAGGCCAACGACAGTCCGAGTCCGAATCATCTAGCAGCCGGAGCAGCAGTTGGTCTGGGCCTGGGTGTAGGGATGGTGGGTGGGGGCCAGCAAAAGAACAAGGAGAACCTGCAGGAGGCGGCCATTTGA
- the ush gene encoding zinc finger protein ush isoform X3: protein MQRRIRQLARATNQEEAEHPRGRQDLVREADPRNRRPKWPGLESSTPAPSAPTVPTRRFLSTDTCECIRHRRPLPAWWWPACRISSRTACRRPVCQATPWRRALQQTDRYCSDCDIRFNNIKTYRAHKQHYCSSRRTEGQLTPKPDASPGAGGGSSASGSVASAVGVSAQATAPGKLSPQARNKTPTPAMVAAAAAAAAAAAAASLQAPPPQPFLALPTHPIIIIPCSLIRAASIIPGPLPTSASGIVNPESTLFTVENGAIKPLATGLLGSALAGSGNQLSNSSINLHNLPIPSLEPERPSAPSSAAEAIEPKSSPPEPKRKEAGSTRESAPLDLSLRRSPISLNSLSLRQRQLQQLFDMEEVLGLGAMGGGITGKENINTATAGAGGGGGGSVTPEQIVCAPSLPSSPSMSPSPKRRAISPRSSGAGSTASMSPPGLNVAVPHRLDMLSAMLPADFNLSESLLAKTNPELALKLAAAAAAAAVAGGASGASPAFPPVPAAQTGGNNSTGGGASGGGQPPQIYVKQGVSKCKECNIVFCKYENYLAHKQHYCSARNQEGSGDSDSKSAVSPSNPGGAGGGAGAAASVETSPVAYQQLICAACGIKYTSLDNLRAHQNYYCPKGGAAAAAPAGTPTDPGQLAITKEKCGKCKTLHEIGLPCPAPASNPLTVPTNSQPSASNSVNKCPVCGVVSPTAALARKHMEMHGTVKAFRCSICQYKGNTLRGMRTHIRTHFDKKTSDVNEEHYMTCIFEEESANVVQELPASAGAVAAPLESMEHPPQLFNCDYCNYGSTYKGNVLRHMKLLHPHVAISSPSISPETREQEVIANSTPNQHSNDGSNGEVTSFHIKSEPLDAPSTLSLVHENNNSPIPTPHIKAEPQEIGIDVALASPLGNSGVAAAAAAAAAAAAEAMKKYCSACDISFNYVKTYLAHKQFYCKSKPLRPEANDSPSPNHLAAGAAVGLGLGVGMVGGGQQKNKENLQEAAI from the exons ATGCAGAGGAGGATCAGGCAGCTGGCACGGGCGACAAATCAGGAGGAGGCGGAGCATCCTCGGGGGCGTCAGGATCTGGTTCGGGAAGCGGATCCTCGGAACCGCCGGCCAAAATGGCCCGGACTGGAAAGCAGTACGCCTGCACCCAGTGCTCCTACAGTGCCGACAAGAAGGTTTCTCTCAACCGACACATGCGAATGCATCAGACATCGCCGGCCACTCCCAGCCTGGTGGTGGCCAGCTTGCCGAATCTCGTCCAGAACGGCTTGCCGGCGGCCGGTGTGCCAAGCAACTCCCTGGAGGAGAGCTCTA CAGCAAACGGATCGCTACTGCAGCGACTGTGATATCCGGTTCAACAACATAAAAACCTACCGGGCCCACAAGCAGCACTACTGCAGTTCCCGCCGGACAGAAGGTCAGCTAACCCCCAAACCGGATGCATCTCCCGGCGCCGGAGGAGGTTCGAGTGCATCGGGATCGGTAGCCTCTGCAGTTGGAGTGTCTGCCCAGGCCACAGCACCCGGAAAACTGAGTCCCCAGGCTAGGAACAAGACACCCACGCCGGCAATGGTGgctgctgcggcggcggctgcagcggcagcagcagctgcctcGTTGCAAGCCCCACCACCTCAACCGTTTCTGGCTCTGCCCACCCATCCCATCATCATTATTCCGTGCTCTCTGATTCGGGCCGCCAGCATCATTCCAGGGCCATT GCCCACATCCGCGTCGGGAATCGTGAATCCGGAATCCACCCTCTTTACAGTGGAAAACGGCGCCATCAAGCCTCTGGCCACCGGCTTGCTGGGAAGTGCCCTGGCCGGCAGTGGAAACCAGTTAAGCAATTCCAGCATCAACCTGCACAACCTGCCCATTCCCAGCCTGGAGCCAGAGCGTCCCTCAGCACCCTCATCCGCCGCAGAAGCCATAGAACCCAAGAGCAGTCCACCGGAGCCCAAGCGCAAGGAAGCGGGAAGCACTCG AGAATCTGCTCCTTTGGACCTTTCCCTACGCCGCTCCCCCATCTCTCTGAACTCCTTGAGCCTGAGACAGCGACAATTGCAACAGCTATTCGACATGGAGGAAGTCCTTGGACTGGGAGCCATGGGAGGAGGTATTACAGGCAAGGAGAATATAAACACTGCGACTGCCGGCGCTGGAGGCGGAGGTGGAGGAAGTGTCACTCCCGAGCAGATAGTGTGTGCACCCTCCCTGCCCAGCAGTCCCTCCATGAGTCCTTCACCCAAACGGCGAGCCATTAGTCCGAGGAGCTCTGGGGCAGGAAGTACTGCGTCCATGTCGCCACCAGGTCTGAATGTGGCTGTACCACATCGATTGGACATGCTCTCGGCAATGCTGCCGGCAGACTTTAATCTTTCCGAATCGCTGTTGGCCAAAACCAATCCGGAACTAGCTTTGAAACTGGCGGCAgctgcggcggcggctgcAGTGGCCGGAGGGGCTAGTGGCGCTTCACCAGCCTTCCCACCCGTTCCCGCCGCTCAAACCGGAGGCAACAACTCTACCGGAGGTGGAGCATCTGGTGGCGGCCAACCGCCACAGATCTATGTGAAACAGGGAGTGTCCAAGTGCAAGGAGTGCAATATAGTGTTCTGTAAGTACGAGAACTATCTGGCCCACAAGCAGCACTATTGTTCGGCCAGGAACCAAGAGGGATCGGGCGATAGTGATTCCAAATCGGCTGTTTCGCCCTCTAATCCCGGCGGAGCTGGCGGTGGAGCAGGGGCAGCCGCTTCCGTGGAGACCTCTCCGGTGGCCTATCAGCAGCTCATTTGTGCCGCCTGTGGCATCAAATACACCTCCTTGGATAATTTGAGGGCGCACCAGAACTACTACTGCCCCAAGGGAGGGGCAGCTGCTGCCGCTCCGGCTGGCACGCCCACAGATCCCGGGCAGTTGGCGATCACAAAGGAGAAGTGCGGAAAGTGCAAAACCCTCCATGAAATAGGACTTCCCTGCCCAGCTCCCGCCTCCAATCCACTGACCGTTCCCACCAACTCCCAACCGAGCGCCTCGAATAGCGTCAACAAATGCCCCGTCTGTGGAGTGGTCAGTCCCACGGCAGCTCTAGCCAGGAAGCACATGGAGATGCACGGAACGGTCAAGGCCTTTCGTTGCAGCATTTGCCAATACAAGGGCAACACCCTCCGTGGCATGCGCACCCACATCCGGACGCACTTCGACAAGAAGACCAGCGACGTGAATGAAGAGCACTACATGACCTGCATCTTCGAGGAGGAGAGCGCCAATGTGGTCCAGGAGTTGCCAGCATCGGCGGGAGCAGTAGCGGCACCACTAGAATCCATGGAGCATCCACCGCAGCTGTTCAACTGCGATTACTGCAACTATGGTTCCACCTACAAGGGCAATGTG TTGCGTCACATGAAACTATTGCATCCCCATGTGGCCATTAGTTCCCCTTCGATTTCACCGGAGACCAGGGAACAGGAGGTTATTGCCAACTCCACTCCCAATCAACACTCCAATGACGGCTCCAATGGCGAAGTCACAAG TTTCCACATTAAATCAGAGCCTCTGGATGCACCTTCCACCCTGAGCCTGGTGCACGAGAACAACAACTCACCAATACCCACGCCACACATCAAAGCCGAACCCCAGGAAATTGGGATAGATGTGGCATTGGCATCACCCCTGGGAAACAGTGGTGTGGCagccgccgctgctgcagctgctgccgccgccgccgaggCAATGAAGAAGTACTGTTCCGCCTGCGACATATCCTTCAACTATGTGAAGACCTACCTGGCCCACAAACAGTTCTACTGCAAGAGCAAGCCCCTCCGACCGGAGGCCAACGACAGTCCGAGTCCGAATCATCTAGCAGCCGGAGCAGCAGTTGGTCTGGGCCTGGGTGTAGGGATGGTGGGTGGGGGCCAGCAAAAGAACAAGGAGAACCTGCAGGAGGCGGCCATTTGA